In one Sporocytophaga myxococcoides genomic region, the following are encoded:
- a CDS encoding SprT-like domain-containing protein has translation MKNKRKSPIITRNKKSLHSHATVPVNSYFKILFTPKMQDNLLISVFEKHLPKGTVSYCYKLWYENHFYFRLTRRRESKLGDYRYDPRTKEHTITLNHDLNPYSFLVTYLHEVAHLKAQIRYGNRIKPHGEQWKAIFSELLIPIFERHDFPASLSKALKDYIADPKASTCSDTNLMMALREFDKDDNLVYLSELTEGQRFRLGRKFFIKGKLNRTRYICKECKSGKSYYVSEVALVEI, from the coding sequence ATGAAAAATAAGCGGAAAAGTCCCATTATTACCAGGAATAAAAAATCCTTACATTCCCATGCCACTGTTCCTGTAAATTCTTATTTTAAAATTCTATTTACTCCTAAAATGCAGGATAATTTACTTATTTCAGTTTTTGAAAAACATCTTCCGAAAGGAACAGTTTCATATTGTTACAAGCTTTGGTATGAAAATCACTTTTACTTCAGATTAACCCGAAGAAGAGAGTCAAAACTCGGTGACTATAGATACGACCCTCGCACAAAGGAACATACTATAACTCTTAATCACGACCTAAATCCTTATTCATTTCTTGTCACCTATCTGCATGAGGTTGCACACCTCAAAGCACAGATCCGTTACGGAAACAGGATAAAACCTCACGGTGAACAATGGAAAGCCATATTCTCAGAATTATTGATACCTATATTCGAAAGGCATGATTTCCCTGCTTCCTTATCAAAAGCTTTAAAAGATTATATCGCCGACCCTAAAGCTTCTACATGCTCAGATACAAATCTCATGATGGCTTTAAGGGAATTTGACAAAGATGATAACCTTGTTTATCTATCCGAGCTTACAGAGGGGCAGCGATTCCGATTGGGAAGAAAATTTTTCATTAAAGGCAAACTTAATCGGACAAGATATATATGTAAAGAATGCAAGAGTGGGAAAAGTTATTATGTATCTGAAGTAGCTCTTGTGGAAATATAA
- the fbaA gene encoding class II fructose-bisphosphate aldolase — translation MVENIKTSALNGVVVGDQVQEIFEAAKKHQFALPAVNVVGTNSVNAVLETAKEVNSPVIIQLSNGGGQFYAGKSLPNDKQQASIAGSISAAHHVHQLSLVYGVPVILHTDHAAKKLLPWIDGMLAAGEDFFKAYKKPLFSSHMIDLSEEPLEENIEICKEYLKRMSKLGMTLEIELGVTGGEEDGVDNSDVDNSKLYTQPEEVSYAYEELIKISDKFTIAAAFGNVHGVYKPGSVKLEPKILNKSQEYVKKKFNLSAEKPINFVFHGGSGSSQEQIREAISYGAIKMNIDTDIQWAYWDGVKNYYKKNEGYLQGQIGNPKGEDQPNKKFYDPRVWLREGEKTLVARLKQSFEDLNAINVNAKL, via the coding sequence ATGGTTGAAAATATAAAAACATCCGCTCTAAATGGAGTTGTAGTAGGAGATCAGGTTCAGGAGATTTTCGAAGCAGCAAAAAAACATCAGTTTGCACTTCCTGCAGTGAACGTAGTAGGAACTAACTCTGTGAATGCTGTTTTGGAAACTGCAAAAGAAGTTAACTCTCCTGTAATTATCCAGTTATCAAACGGTGGTGGACAGTTCTACGCTGGAAAATCTCTTCCAAATGACAAACAGCAGGCTTCTATAGCAGGTTCTATTTCTGCAGCTCACCATGTACACCAATTATCTTTGGTTTATGGTGTTCCTGTAATCCTTCACACTGACCATGCAGCAAAAAAACTTCTTCCATGGATAGACGGTATGCTTGCAGCAGGTGAGGATTTTTTCAAAGCATACAAAAAACCTTTGTTCTCATCTCACATGATCGACTTGTCAGAAGAGCCTCTTGAAGAGAACATAGAAATCTGCAAAGAATATCTTAAGAGAATGTCTAAACTAGGAATGACTCTTGAAATCGAGCTTGGTGTAACAGGTGGAGAAGAAGACGGAGTAGACAATTCAGATGTAGATAATTCTAAACTTTATACTCAGCCTGAAGAAGTTTCTTACGCTTACGAAGAACTTATTAAAATCAGTGACAAATTTACAATTGCAGCTGCTTTTGGTAATGTTCACGGTGTTTATAAGCCGGGTAGTGTTAAGCTTGAGCCAAAAATTCTTAATAAGTCTCAAGAATATGTTAAGAAGAAATTCAATCTGAGCGCTGAAAAACCAATCAACTTTGTATTCCACGGTGGATCTGGATCTAGCCAGGAACAAATCAGAGAAGCAATCTCTTATGGTGCTATCAAAATGAATATCGACACTGATATTCAGTGGGCTTATTGGGATGGAGTGAAAAACTACTACAAGAAGAATGAAGGATATCTTCAAGGCCAGATCGGTAACCCTAAAGGGGAAGATCAGCCTAACAAGAAATTCTACGATCCGAGAGTTTGGTTAAGAGAGGGTGAGAAAACTCTTGTAGCTAGATTGAAGCAGTCATTTGAAGATTTGAATGCAATCAATGTCAATGCTAAATTGTAA
- the accD gene encoding acetyl-CoA carboxylase, carboxyltransferase subunit beta produces the protein MTWFKRTEKGIQTPTELKKEVPDGLWYQCPECKKVMQTSAHVLNSYTCIECNYHARIGSKEYFELIFDDNQFTELDPTLSSSDPLEFTDSQAYPDRIKASQKKSGLKDAVRSAVGKMNGIEIVISCMDFKFIGGSMGSVVGEKISRAIDYSRKHKIPFLMISKSGGARMMEAGFSLMQMAKTSAKLALLDREKIPYISLMTDPTTGGVTASYAMLGDFNISEPGALIGFAGPRVIRETIGKDLPEGFQSAEFLLEHGFLDFLVDRKELKSKLTDLLIILKGKVTEVPQENIKA, from the coding sequence ATGACTTGGTTTAAAAGAACAGAAAAGGGAATTCAAACACCTACAGAACTGAAAAAGGAAGTTCCTGATGGGCTTTGGTATCAGTGTCCCGAATGCAAAAAAGTCATGCAGACCAGTGCTCATGTACTTAATTCCTATACTTGTATTGAGTGTAATTATCACGCCAGAATAGGCTCCAAAGAATACTTCGAACTGATTTTTGATGATAATCAATTTACTGAATTAGATCCTACTCTTAGCTCTTCTGACCCATTGGAGTTTACAGACAGCCAGGCTTACCCAGACAGGATTAAAGCTTCACAAAAAAAATCAGGCCTTAAAGATGCTGTAAGGTCTGCTGTAGGAAAAATGAATGGAATTGAAATTGTTATTTCCTGCATGGATTTTAAGTTCATTGGTGGTTCAATGGGGTCTGTGGTAGGTGAAAAAATTTCAAGAGCTATCGATTATTCAAGAAAGCATAAAATCCCATTTTTAATGATCAGTAAATCTGGGGGAGCCAGAATGATGGAAGCCGGATTTTCACTTATGCAAATGGCTAAAACTTCGGCTAAACTTGCACTTCTTGACAGAGAAAAAATTCCTTACATTTCATTAATGACAGATCCAACGACCGGAGGGGTAACTGCTTCTTATGCAATGCTTGGTGATTTCAATATATCTGAACCCGGAGCTTTGATTGGGTTTGCCGGACCGAGGGTAATCAGGGAAACTATTGGAAAAGACCTTCCTGAAGGCTTTCAATCTGCGGAATTCTTATTGGAACATGGATTCCTTGATTTTCTTGTTGACAGAAAAGAACTTAAATCAAAATTAACTGATCTCCTGATCATTCTTAAAGGTAAAGTTACCGAAGTACCGCAGGAAAATATTAAAGCATAG
- a CDS encoding class I fructose-bisphosphate aldolase, whose amino-acid sequence MSYNKILSLLGNDADYLLKHQCETIKKQSIRNPTPDYVDESFALSNRPTPVLRSLAAMLGHGRLSGTGYISILPVDQDIEHTAGASFAPNPIYFDPENIIKLAIEGGSNAIASTFGTLAINARKYAHKIPFIVKINHNELLTYPNKYNQIMFGKVKEAWNLGAVAVGATIYFGSEESNRQLIEVSEAFEHAHELGMATILWCYTRNNSFKKDGVDYHNSTDMSSQANHIGVTIQADLIKQKLPETNGGFKALNFGKYDEKMYTDLSSNHPIDLTRYMVANCYSGKIGLINSGGESKGDNDLKEAVKTAIINKRAGGVGLILGRKAFQKPFSQGVELLNAVQDVYLTKEIDLA is encoded by the coding sequence ATGTCCTACAATAAGATATTAAGTCTGCTCGGAAATGATGCGGATTACCTCCTGAAGCATCAATGTGAGACAATAAAAAAGCAATCGATCCGAAACCCTACGCCTGATTATGTAGATGAATCGTTTGCATTGTCTAATCGCCCAACGCCTGTCCTTAGAAGTCTTGCCGCAATGCTTGGACATGGAAGATTGTCCGGAACCGGTTATATATCCATTTTACCTGTAGACCAGGATATAGAACATACAGCTGGAGCTTCATTTGCTCCTAATCCAATTTATTTTGATCCGGAGAATATTATTAAACTAGCAATTGAAGGGGGCTCCAACGCCATAGCAAGTACTTTCGGGACGTTAGCCATCAATGCCAGAAAATACGCCCATAAAATTCCTTTTATAGTAAAAATCAATCACAACGAACTACTTACTTACCCGAATAAATACAATCAGATTATGTTCGGGAAAGTAAAAGAAGCATGGAATCTTGGAGCAGTTGCGGTAGGAGCTACCATATATTTCGGATCTGAAGAAAGTAATAGACAGTTAATTGAAGTTTCCGAAGCCTTTGAACATGCACATGAACTCGGAATGGCGACCATATTATGGTGCTATACTAGAAACAATTCTTTCAAAAAGGACGGTGTTGACTATCACAATTCAACAGATATGAGCAGTCAGGCAAACCATATAGGAGTGACCATACAGGCTGACCTTATCAAACAAAAGTTACCAGAGACCAATGGAGGCTTTAAGGCACTTAATTTCGGAAAATACGACGAAAAAATGTACACTGACCTTTCATCAAACCATCCTATTGACCTTACCAGATATATGGTAGCTAATTGTTATTCAGGCAAAATAGGTTTGATCAATTCAGGAGGAGAATCAAAAGGTGATAATGATCTAAAAGAAGCTGTAAAAACAGCAATCATTAATAAAAGAGCCGGGGGGGTTGGACTTATTTTAGGCAGAAAAGCCTTTCAAAAACCATTTTCTCAAGGAGTGGAACTTTTAAATGCGGTTCAGGATGTCTACCTGACCAAAGAAATAGACTTAGCTTAA
- a CDS encoding DUF4834 family protein, giving the protein MFKVLISIFLIYLAIRWLTKPLLRYAIERMVKKMAEQQGFTTNNQEPVRPRKKEGTIDIDYVPKNQKKSGRSPSEGEYVDYEEVK; this is encoded by the coding sequence ATGTTTAAAGTCTTAATTTCAATATTTCTTATTTATCTGGCAATTAGATGGCTCACAAAGCCATTGTTAAGGTACGCTATTGAGCGAATGGTTAAAAAAATGGCTGAACAACAAGGTTTTACCACAAATAACCAGGAGCCGGTACGTCCCAGAAAAAAAGAAGGGACGATAGACATTGATTATGTTCCTAAAAATCAGAAGAAATCGGGAAGATCGCCTTCTGAGGGGGAATATGTAGACTATGAGGAAGTAAAGTAA
- the carB gene encoding carbamoyl-phosphate synthase large subunit, which yields MPRDNSIKTVLIIGSGPIIIGQACEFDYSGSQASRSLREEGIEVVLINSNPATIMTDKVTADHVYLKPLEKKSIIEILEKHKIDAVLPTMGGQTALNLAIDCDKAGIWKKYNVKIIGVDIKAIETTEDREKFRLKMLELGVGVCKGETATSFLEGKEIAQEIGFPLVIRPSFTLGGTGGGFVNRPEDFDEALTRGLHASPIHEVLVEQSIMGWKEYELELLRDNLGNVIIICSIENFDPMGIHTGDSITVAPAMTLADTTYQHLRDLAIKMMNGIGQFAGGCNVQFSVNPEDESVIAIEINPRVSRSSALASKATGYPIAKIAAKLAIGYNLDELSNAITKTTSAFFEPALDYVIVKIPRWNFDKFKGADRHLGLQMKSVGEAMGIGRNFQEALQKACQSLEIKRNGIGADGKELTKQDQILESLENPSWNRIFHVRDAFAMGIPFKTIHKLTKIDPWFLNQIEELVVLEKEIQKHTIDNISKDLLFTAKKKGYADRQIAHLLRCLESEVHKKRTDYNIQRVFKVVDTCAAEFEAKTPYYYSTFEGENESVRSDKKKIIVLGSGPNRIGQGIEFDYSCVHGILAAKEAGFETIMINCNPETVSTDFDIADKLYFEPVFWEHLYDIIQHEKPEGVIVQLGGQTALKLAEKLERYGIKILGTNYKSLDLAEDRGSFSTLLKENNIPYPKFGVIQTADDAIELSKELGFPLLVRPSYVLGGQSMKIVINEKELEQHVVDILRDIPENRVLLDHFLENALEAEADAICDGEDVYIIGIMEHIEPAGIHSGDSHSVLPPFNLSENVIKQIEDYTKRIAIALNTVGLINIQFAVKNEVVYVIEANPRASRTVPFICKAYDEPYVNYAAKVMLGVNKVKDFNFNPKKQGYAIKIPVFSFNKFPNVNKELGPEMKSTGEAIYFIDDLQDDYFLKLYSERNLYLSR from the coding sequence ATGCCAAGAGACAATAGTATCAAGACCGTCTTGATCATAGGTAGCGGTCCAATCATTATCGGACAAGCCTGTGAGTTTGACTATTCCGGTTCCCAAGCCTCTAGATCCCTGAGAGAAGAAGGTATAGAAGTCGTACTCATTAATTCTAACCCGGCTACAATCATGACTGATAAGGTCACTGCAGACCATGTCTATCTAAAGCCGCTTGAGAAAAAATCTATTATTGAGATTTTAGAAAAACACAAAATTGATGCTGTGCTTCCAACAATGGGCGGACAAACTGCACTGAATCTGGCAATTGACTGTGACAAAGCAGGTATCTGGAAAAAATATAATGTAAAAATCATCGGGGTTGATATTAAAGCAATTGAGACGACTGAAGATAGAGAGAAGTTCAGGCTTAAAATGCTTGAACTTGGAGTTGGTGTTTGTAAAGGAGAAACAGCAACGTCCTTCCTTGAGGGAAAAGAAATCGCTCAGGAAATAGGATTTCCACTTGTCATCAGGCCTTCTTTTACGCTTGGTGGTACAGGCGGTGGATTCGTGAACAGACCAGAAGATTTTGATGAAGCGCTTACAAGAGGATTACATGCCTCTCCTATTCATGAGGTTCTTGTTGAACAAAGCATCATGGGCTGGAAAGAATACGAACTTGAGCTTTTGAGAGATAACCTGGGCAATGTAATTATCATCTGCTCTATCGAAAACTTTGACCCTATGGGTATTCACACCGGAGATTCTATCACTGTTGCTCCGGCAATGACCCTGGCTGATACCACCTACCAGCACCTTAGAGACCTTGCCATCAAAATGATGAACGGCATTGGCCAATTTGCCGGCGGATGTAATGTACAGTTCTCTGTTAATCCTGAAGACGAGTCAGTCATTGCCATTGAAATCAATCCAAGGGTTTCTCGTTCATCTGCTCTTGCTTCAAAAGCAACCGGTTATCCCATCGCTAAAATAGCTGCTAAGCTTGCAATAGGCTATAACCTTGATGAATTAAGTAACGCTATTACAAAAACTACAAGTGCATTTTTCGAACCTGCACTTGACTATGTAATTGTTAAAATACCTCGTTGGAACTTTGACAAATTCAAAGGAGCAGACAGGCACCTGGGCTTACAGATGAAGTCTGTTGGAGAAGCTATGGGTATCGGAAGAAACTTCCAGGAAGCACTTCAAAAGGCTTGTCAATCACTTGAGATAAAGAGAAACGGAATTGGAGCAGATGGTAAGGAACTAACAAAACAGGATCAAATTCTGGAAAGCCTTGAAAATCCAAGCTGGAATAGAATATTCCATGTGCGCGATGCATTTGCTATGGGAATTCCTTTTAAAACTATCCATAAGCTTACTAAAATAGATCCATGGTTCTTGAATCAGATTGAGGAGCTTGTGGTACTTGAAAAAGAGATCCAAAAACACACAATAGATAATATTTCAAAAGACCTGTTGTTTACTGCAAAGAAAAAAGGCTATGCAGACAGACAAATAGCACATCTTTTGAGGTGTCTTGAAAGTGAGGTACACAAAAAGAGAACTGATTACAATATTCAAAGAGTATTTAAAGTAGTAGATACCTGTGCTGCGGAATTTGAGGCGAAAACACCATACTACTATTCCACTTTTGAAGGAGAGAACGAATCTGTCCGTTCTGATAAGAAAAAGATCATTGTGCTTGGATCAGGACCAAACAGGATTGGACAAGGTATTGAATTTGACTACTCATGTGTTCATGGAATCCTTGCAGCCAAAGAAGCTGGTTTCGAAACTATCATGATCAACTGTAATCCTGAAACCGTTTCTACTGATTTTGACATAGCCGATAAACTATACTTTGAACCTGTTTTCTGGGAACACTTGTATGATATCATTCAGCATGAAAAGCCTGAAGGGGTAATAGTTCAGCTTGGAGGTCAGACTGCACTTAAGCTTGCGGAAAAACTGGAGCGTTACGGAATAAAAATCCTCGGAACAAACTATAAATCGCTTGATCTTGCTGAAGACAGAGGAAGCTTTTCAACTCTTCTGAAAGAAAACAATATTCCATACCCTAAATTTGGCGTTATTCAAACTGCTGATGATGCTATTGAATTAAGCAAAGAGCTGGGATTCCCGCTTCTTGTAAGACCTTCATATGTATTGGGTGGCCAAAGCATGAAGATCGTTATCAACGAGAAAGAATTGGAGCAGCATGTAGTGGACATACTGAGAGATATTCCGGAAAACAGAGTACTGCTTGATCATTTCCTTGAAAATGCTTTGGAAGCTGAAGCAGATGCAATATGTGATGGAGAAGATGTTTACATCATTGGAATAATGGAGCATATTGAACCTGCAGGTATTCACTCCGGAGATTCTCATTCTGTTCTGCCTCCTTTTAACCTAAGTGAAAATGTAATTAAGCAAATTGAGGATTATACCAAAAGAATTGCAATTGCTTTAAATACTGTAGGATTGATAAATATCCAGTTTGCTGTAAAAAATGAAGTAGTATACGTAATCGAGGCAAATCCAAGAGCTTCAAGGACTGTCCCTTTTATTTGCAAAGCTTATGACGAGCCATATGTAAATTATGCAGCAAAAGTAATGCTTGGTGTAAATAAGGTTAAAGACTTCAATTTTAATCCTAAAAAGCAGGGATATGCTATCAAAATACCTGTATTTTCATTCAACAAATTTCCTAATGTAAATAAGGAACTTGGTCCGGAAATGAAATCAACAGGCGAAGCAATCTACTTCATTGATGATTTGCAGGACGACTATTTCTTAAAACTTTACTCTGAAAGGAACTTATACCTCAGCAGGTAG
- a CDS encoding ArnT family glycosyltransferase produces the protein MSIVLLTLLISLYHITSIEVNLWDESRLAVNAIEMYQNGNFITTYFDGSPDMWNTKPPFMIWCIVLSMKIFGINEFALRFPSIVSFITLSLSIFWYIKRKTNDQYAAFFSSLVLITITGLASIHVFRTGDYDSMLVLWTTFYCFAFFEYLESNKVKYLNYSFLFFILACLTKGIVACIPLPAIGVYILATRNFKIFREGKFYSLICYTILIILGYYFLREKQNPGYINAVSMNELGGRFLGTIENHNQPWNYYFDLMKNVQLKFWIYFLPLIFVPIFLSKEKIVKQIIYYSLLLSGFYLLIISISQTKLQWYSAPAYPFISICLGLSISFALKFLSKKCISDEPIEGKEKIKQVAFYTIIFGIIIFPVFNILKTIKKGNEETNNVFVPVKQAVTDLQNFTKQNKGKFIVYSNNYNATLSFYLKKLNFENKANVYLNVGEPLNAMDTIIVIKNLNEGLLKTYGSTVLFESPNVKVIATIGSLFDFELSQKDLILLKLMKEIMNSEEQMQWQRKKCVTNKIPLQVQIIWEAGYLMKMNGQASQEEIDQLVNKFTDECKKGNLLQLDPNFKKLLKNDKHFDFRLTDKELTFFSRMSDIMNSEEQMEWQRKKSASNKIPLTVQIMWDAGYLMQMNGEASKEETDRIINKFTEEYNKGIYFNH, from the coding sequence GTGAGCATAGTATTACTAACATTATTGATTTCGCTTTACCATATAACTTCAATAGAGGTAAATCTTTGGGATGAATCAAGGCTAGCTGTAAATGCTATAGAAATGTATCAAAATGGCAACTTCATCACTACTTATTTTGATGGAAGTCCTGATATGTGGAATACCAAACCGCCATTTATGATTTGGTGTATTGTATTGTCGATGAAAATATTTGGAATAAATGAGTTTGCTCTAAGATTCCCAAGCATTGTTTCTTTTATTACTCTCTCTTTGTCGATCTTTTGGTATATCAAAAGGAAGACAAATGATCAATATGCTGCTTTTTTCTCTTCTTTGGTGTTGATTACCATCACTGGTCTTGCTTCAATTCATGTGTTTAGGACAGGCGATTATGATTCAATGCTTGTATTATGGACTACTTTTTATTGCTTTGCTTTTTTTGAATATTTGGAATCTAATAAGGTTAAGTATCTAAATTATTCTTTCCTATTCTTTATATTAGCTTGTTTAACGAAGGGTATTGTAGCTTGCATACCACTACCTGCTATTGGAGTATATATTTTAGCGACACGGAATTTTAAGATTTTCAGAGAAGGCAAATTCTACTCTCTAATTTGCTATACAATATTAATTATACTGGGGTATTATTTTCTTAGAGAAAAGCAAAATCCGGGATATATTAATGCAGTAAGTATGAATGAGTTGGGTGGAAGATTTCTGGGGACAATAGAAAATCATAATCAACCTTGGAATTACTATTTTGATTTAATGAAAAATGTCCAGTTAAAATTTTGGATATATTTCCTTCCTTTAATTTTTGTACCAATATTTTTATCAAAGGAGAAAATTGTAAAGCAGATTATTTATTATAGTCTTCTTTTGTCGGGTTTTTATCTGCTGATCATTTCCATTTCTCAAACAAAACTGCAATGGTATTCTGCTCCGGCTTATCCCTTTATTTCAATTTGTCTCGGTCTTTCTATCAGCTTTGCTTTAAAATTTCTAAGCAAAAAGTGTATATCAGATGAGCCGATTGAAGGTAAAGAGAAAATAAAGCAAGTTGCGTTTTATACGATAATATTTGGGATAATTATATTCCCGGTTTTCAATATATTGAAAACCATAAAGAAGGGAAATGAAGAAACTAATAATGTATTTGTTCCTGTGAAACAAGCGGTAACTGACCTTCAAAACTTTACCAAGCAGAATAAGGGAAAATTTATTGTATACTCGAATAACTATAATGCAACACTAAGTTTTTATCTCAAAAAACTTAATTTTGAAAATAAGGCTAATGTGTATTTGAATGTTGGAGAGCCTTTAAATGCTATGGATACGATAATCGTGATTAAAAATCTTAATGAGGGACTCTTGAAAACTTATGGTTCCACGGTGCTTTTTGAATCTCCCAATGTTAAAGTTATAGCTACGATCGGAAGCCTTTTTGATTTCGAGCTGAGTCAAAAGGATTTGATACTGCTGAAGCTCATGAAAGAAATAATGAATTCAGAAGAACAAATGCAATGGCAAAGAAAAAAGTGTGTTACCAATAAAATTCCTTTACAAGTTCAGATTATCTGGGAAGCTGGGTACCTGATGAAAATGAATGGTCAGGCCTCGCAAGAAGAAATAGATCAATTAGTTAATAAATTCACGGATGAATGTAAAAAAGGGAATTTGTTACAGCTTGATCCCAACTTTAAGAAGTTGTTAAAAAATGACAAACACTTTGATTTCCGCTTAACAGATAAGGAATTAACGTTTTTTAGCCGGATGTCGGATATAATGAATTCTGAGGAACAAATGGAATGGCAGAGAAAGAAGAGTGCTTCAAATAAGATTCCATTAACGGTTCAGATTATGTGGGATGCAGGATATCTGATGCAAATGAATGGCGAGGCTTCCAAAGAGGAAACAGACCGTATCATAAATAAGTTTACAGAGGAGTATAATAAAGGAATTTACTTTAACCATTAA
- a CDS encoding glycosyltransferase family 2 protein codes for MPEISVIIPIYNEEKNILLLYKRVSDVLQNLNVEYELVFVNDGSKDKSINIICSLAKSDLSVKYIDFSRNFGHQIAVTAGLDKCTGNFIVIIDADLQDPPELIIDLYAKAKQGFEVVYAKRKTRKGENVLKKLTAYVFYRLLAKITSCEIPVDTGDFRIMSRKVLDVLKNMPEQQKYLRGQIAWIGFNQTFVEYDRNERHSGKTGYTYRKMLKFAFDGITSFSNFPLKVASIAGFIVSGIAFIIMLYTLYSRFVSKDFVPGWTSLMLSVMFIGGIQLICMGIIGEYISRIANNVRNRPLYIINETNLNTIEVESPKVLE; via the coding sequence ATGCCGGAAATTTCAGTCATTATACCAATATATAATGAGGAGAAAAATATACTCCTTCTTTATAAAAGAGTATCAGATGTCCTCCAAAATTTAAATGTGGAGTATGAGTTGGTATTTGTAAACGATGGCAGCAAAGACAAATCGATTAATATAATTTGTTCTTTAGCCAAATCAGATTTAAGTGTAAAATATATTGATTTTAGTAGAAACTTTGGTCATCAGATAGCGGTAACTGCCGGACTGGATAAATGTACAGGTAATTTTATCGTAATTATTGACGCTGATCTTCAAGATCCTCCTGAGCTAATAATAGACTTATATGCAAAAGCAAAACAGGGATTCGAAGTTGTCTACGCAAAAAGGAAAACAAGAAAAGGTGAAAATGTTCTTAAAAAACTAACAGCATATGTTTTTTATCGATTGCTTGCGAAAATCACCTCTTGCGAAATACCTGTTGATACTGGCGATTTCAGGATTATGAGCAGAAAAGTTTTGGATGTATTAAAAAATATGCCGGAGCAACAAAAGTATCTTAGAGGTCAGATTGCCTGGATTGGATTTAACCAAACTTTCGTGGAATATGATAGGAATGAAAGACATTCTGGAAAAACCGGTTACACTTATAGGAAAATGCTAAAATTTGCATTTGATGGAATTACTTCATTTTCAAATTTCCCTTTAAAGGTAGCTTCAATAGCTGGATTTATAGTTTCTGGGATTGCCTTTATAATTATGTTATATACATTATATTCCAGGTTTGTATCAAAAGATTTCGTTCCTGGCTGGACTTCATTGATGTTGAGTGTAATGTTTATAGGAGGCATTCAATTGATTTGCATGGGAATAATCGGCGAATACATTAGTCGGATAGCGAATAATGTAAGGAACAGGCCCCTCTACATAATCAATGAAACTAACCTGAATACTATCGAAGTTGAATCTCCTAAAGTATTGGAATAA
- the tpiA gene encoding triose-phosphate isomerase: protein MRKKIVAGNWKMNKTFEEGLKLASEVVNMVKDEVKSDAGIVLCPPFIELHAVSKLVEGSKVALGAQNCHSKASGAFTGEVSVEMLKSVGAGYVILGHSERREYFNESNQFLAEKVNISLQNGLTPIFCCGETLSQREKGIHLDFVKSQLTESLFHLSESDFLKVVIAYEPIWAIGTGVTATTAQAQEMHAIIRDHIKSKYGAKVADATTILYGGSCKPDNAKELFACPDVDGGLIGGASLKARDFVDIVKSF, encoded by the coding sequence ATGAGAAAAAAAATAGTTGCCGGAAACTGGAAAATGAATAAAACTTTTGAAGAAGGTTTGAAGCTGGCTTCAGAAGTTGTAAATATGGTTAAAGATGAGGTAAAATCTGATGCTGGTATCGTTCTGTGTCCGCCTTTTATTGAGCTTCATGCTGTGAGCAAGTTAGTGGAGGGAAGCAAAGTAGCACTTGGCGCTCAGAACTGCCATTCAAAAGCTTCCGGAGCCTTTACAGGTGAAGTTTCAGTAGAAATGTTGAAATCTGTAGGAGCTGGATATGTGATTTTAGGACATAGTGAAAGAAGAGAATATTTTAATGAGTCAAACCAGTTTTTGGCAGAAAAAGTAAATATATCGCTTCAGAATGGTCTTACGCCAATATTCTGCTGCGGTGAGACGTTAAGCCAAAGAGAAAAAGGCATACACCTGGATTTTGTTAAAAGCCAATTAACTGAAAGTCTTTTCCACCTTTCTGAATCTGATTTCCTAAAAGTAGTTATTGCATATGAGCCAATCTGGGCAATAGGCACCGGTGTTACAGCTACTACTGCTCAGGCTCAGGAAATGCATGCTATCATCAGAGACCATATCAAATCAAAATATGGAGCCAAAGTAGCAGATGCCACTACAATTCTATACGGTGGAAGCTGTAAGCCAGACAACGCCAAGGAACTCTTCGCATGTCCTGATGTTGACGGAGGATTGATAGGCGGTGCAAGCTTGAAAGCAAGAGATTTTGTTGATATAGTTAAATCATTCTAA